One Anomalospiza imberbis isolate Cuckoo-Finch-1a 21T00152 unplaced genomic scaffold, ASM3175350v1 scaffold_108, whole genome shotgun sequence genomic window, GGATTTGGGGTAAAAAATGGAGGATTTGGGCCGAGCTGAATTTACCTGGGGGAGTGGGGGTGTGCGGGGGGTTAGGGGCAGGGTCAGGAccatttttggggcagttttctgggattttggggtatttttgtgGTATTTGGGGGCAATtccatgggatttggggacagctTTACGAGATTTCGGGTGATTTGGAGGGGTTTTAGGTTGGTTTGGAGGGATTTCAGGGcgtttctatgggattttggggtggtttggaggggcttggggtgttttggggcaCTTTTTGGGTATTTAGGGGCGGGTTTGGGGCGGTTtttcgggattttggggtatttcaGGCCCGGGGtctttttgggtttggggtcttttggtggggtttggggtgttttgggtcACTTTTTGGCGAAGGAGATCTTCATGGCTTTTCTCTGGGtgatccccaaaaatccagagACATTCCCCTCAAAAAACCTGGGTATGTTCTCCCAAAAACTCGGGAATGTTCCTCAAAACCTCGGGAATCTTCCCCCAGAAATCCGGGAATCTTCCCACAAAAAATACCGTAATGTTGCCACAGAAAAAATCCGGAAACATTCCCCAGATAATCGGGAACGTTCCCCTAACAATCCAGGAATGTTACCCCAGAAACCCAGGAAAGTTCCCCCAAGAACGGGGAATGTTCCCCAAAAGAAACCCGGAAATGATCCCCACAACCCGCCGCGCGTGCGAGCCCACCCAGCCAATAGCGTCGCGCCCCGCCTCGAGCCAACCAATCACCGCGCGGCTCCCCTCAGCAGTGCCCGCCTCCCCGCGCCGCTCCAGCCAATCGGAGGCGAGGCggcagccccgggcccgccccgggCTCGGGCGGGTCCTGCGGGAGGCGCTGCAGAGAGCGGGGGAGGCGCTGGAAGAGGACGGAGGCTGCGGGGGCTGCTGAGGGGCCGGGACAGCTGCGGGAGGAGGGTCCGCACAGGGGGGCCCTGGGGGGcgtgggaggggctggggggattttggggagcagtttggggggtcctgggggcgtcctgggaggttttggggacGGGCTTTGGGGGGTCTGGAAGGGTTCCGGGAGAGGgtctgggagggtttgggaaatttttgggaaaggccctggggggatctggggaggggctggggggtcccggattgggtttggggaggggtctggggggtcctggaagGGTCCTGGGTGGGGTCTCGGGGGACATCCTGGGCTGGGCCCgattggggtctgggggctgtggggggctcaggggggctttggggttcctgggggaGATTTGGGAGTCCcggggggtcccagccccaccCTGAACCGGCGTCTGGGGGTTTCGGGGGAGGGGGCACAACAGGGGTTcccccctcccccgtttttggggggtctcccatggtgcccctTCCCAAAAAAGCTCCGAGGGCCctctgaagtggctcctgttccaccggccggtgcccccggatccaggacggccccctGTGAGTCTGcgggggattttgtggggcttttttgggtttggagggattttgtggggattttagggggtatttttggtttttggggagttttgtggggttttggacATTGGGGGATTTTACTGACATTTGTGGGCGTTGTTTTTTGGGTCGTATATTgacatttttgggagtttttttaattttttagggGTTCccctgggattttgtgggattctctGGGGATAGATGGGGGATTTTGGAAGTTTTAGTGAAATTTTGAGGGGGCTTTCGGGTTGTCCCCGGGTatggagaagggaagagaggCCCGAAAATCTCCCTAAAACCTCAGAAAGTCTCAATAAAACCTAGGAAATCACAATAAAATCTCAAAAAATCCCATTAGGACAACATTATTAGAATCCAtataaaagcccacaaaatctCGTGAAATCCCaacaaacaccccaaaatcccaattaaaaggcacaaatccccccaaaaaaacattCTCAAAACCATAAAAAGTCTCACAAAATCCCCCTCAAGACCCAAAGAAATCCTggcaacaaccaaaaaaaccaacaaaacccctcaaatcccaccaaaaaaattcctcaaaatACCTGAATCTTCAAAGAATCCCCATAATGCTCCCAAAATTCCAATAAAATTCCCCAACTATCCCaataaaaccccccaaaattccagagAATCCTATGAATTCCCTgtaaaaccccacaaaattaaaaaacccctaaaaaacTTCAAGAAATCCCCGAACACCCCCAGAAAAGCACCCCAATCTTAAGTCTCCaataaatcccccaaaatccaaactccccaaaattgCACAACTCCCtcaaacccaataattctcaaaaaaacccaacaatgcCCCCATAATTCCCCcattttttgggtattttgacTCCATTTGAGtaggttttttgcttctttgggcaattttatGTCAAACCAATCCTTTTTAGGGTGGTTTTAGGACTTCTTGTGTTGGTTTCAGGCAcgtttgggtgattttaggtaCCTTTGTGTGATTGTAGGTGAAACcaggtactttcagggtggattttaggcATATTGGAGAGATTTACAGgtgattttaagccatttcttgtGGGTTTTAAAACATTTGGGGCAATTTTAGACCTCTTTAGATAATTTTAATCCCGTTTGGTTGATTTTAGGCCAAACCATGTGGATTTAGGGTGGATTTTAGGGCCCCTTTGGCTGATTTTAGGGCAAACCTGGTGGATTTCGATTGCATTTGAGGCCCTTTTGGGTTATTTTAGGCCAAACCAGGCCCTTTGCGGACTGCGTGTCCCCTTGACCacactcctttcccctcacggttcccgccctttccccgcccctttcccctcacggttcccgccctttccccgcccctttcccctcacggttcccgccctttccccgcccctttcccctcatggttcgGCCTTCGGGAacggggaaggaggaggagggagggaggaagaggcgcagcggcagccgGGAGCAGCCGGAGAAGATCAGAGAAGGAATCGCagggccctggcgctgcctgaagtcgccgcagccccgggagaatcgcccccatcccgcaggtgcccggggagggggagctcggcccaaatatcccggggggtgcctgggtttggggttttttggggggatgtttggagctggcagggctccaaagccgagccgcagctggccctcggggggacatcgaGGGTCCTGGGGCCAGGAGTGGCTTCTCCCAGTATGAGCTCAGTCCctcccagtcattccctgtgATGATGCAATTTCCTTCCAGCAAGATCCCAtttgctcccagttcctcccactgTCATCCAGTTTGTTCtcagttctcccagttgcccctagCACAGTCCTAGTCACTCCCAGTGTAATCCCAGTAGAGCCCAgtccctgccagtgctgccactccgggcatcccccagccctctgtgcattcccccctcccggatgtccccagaggagccccaagggctggcagtgcccaggcaggaTCCCtagcaaggcccagtttggatgtgcagcccccagttttcccagtttgcctctccttttgcccgggccgggttcccccctgGAACAGTGGGTGGGAGCAGCtgagagccccgcgctgcccatcccgacctgtcccggctccatccccgctgcTGCcgcaggctgccagggctgcgggaacggggcaccgagggtgtcgctgctcctgggggaggaggaggaggagggaagggtagggatgaaggaggagaaggaggtgggcttagggaggaggagaaggggggatAGAAGGGGAGGGATGGAAGCTGAGAAGGACGTGGGgttagggaggaggaggaggagaagaaggggAGATGGAAGAGGAGTAGCAGCaggaagaggatgaggagggacAAAGGCAGATCAAGGCAAGTAGGAGGAAACACGCGGTCCAGCCCTCCCTGAACTCGCAGCTCCCACCTGTGGGATCATCGCCTCCCATCCCGCAGGtgagcggggagggggagctcggcccagatatcctggggggtccctgggtcgggtttttttgggggggatgtttggagaatgaagaactgcaaagccgagcggaaaaggccccttggggggacattgggggtcctggtggcggctgccggcagaggcagcctggaggagcagagccctgtgtcccccaggagcccaaagtggggagcccagcgAGGGGGGAGCGCCGCCATCGGCGGGACCCTcaagagcctggagaggggcaggggggactccttggagcccctgcagccccaagcagagaggaaggggagaagtgagcccgggagcccaaaaagccccgGCAGCCCTAAATGGGGAGAGCCAAGAAGGGGGAGCTTTTGGGATTGCTGGGactgccagcagcctggggagggcggGCAGCGAGGAGAAGGGGGACCCCCAATCCAAGCGTGACCCCCATcagctgggacaggggggagCCCCGAACACCAAAGGCGAGGGAGAAGGGACGGGGAACTCCTGGGAGGCTTTTTCAgggctgaatcttggtgtttgggaggtttttatGGAGCCCAGGTGGCCGGGGACTTCTAGAGATGGACTTGGGCAGAGGGACCTTCAAACTCactgtgctcatcccttgttttccccaaaccaggatttcccattcccaaccACTTATCTCcatgatggggagaagccccacaagtgcttggagtgtgggaagagctttagGTCAAACACCAACCTGATCAGGCACCAGAGAACCCACACttggggagaggccctacgagtgtggggagtgtgggaagagcttcagccagagctcccacctgatcaGCCACCAGAATATCCTCACTagggagaggccctgtgagtaTTCCGAGTGTGGGAAGAGATTTAAGACcagcttccatctcctccagcaCTATCAggttcacacggaggagagccccttctgctgccccgactgcgggaagggattCAAGCACAATTCCACCCTCAtcacccaccagcgcatccacactggggagaggccctacgagtgtccccagtgtgggaagagcttctccagcagctctcccttgaccagacaccaacggaggcaccagtaagggaagccctgcgagtgccccgagtgcgggaagagctttgtgcactgctccagctccatccccactgcaggaaccacgctgggcacagccctggtgacccacattccctgtgatccatgctgggaacacacctggctgcttttccttttgctttggccttaattttcttttgattcATCTTCATCCCTTAAAAGCAGCTAAAACACggataaaacaaagaaatttatCAAAAATGTCAAAAGTCTCATCGTTTCATATGGTTTTGAAGGGGAATTTAGCATTTGGAGATATATTCTGGAGGATTTGTGCATTCTGGGGTGATTCTGGGCAATGTTCTTCTCATCTTTGCACTCCAAATGTCAAGAGGGATCAATCTGTCACCTCAAAACCACTCAAATCCCACTGGAAACAACTGAATTTTGTCCCATAAGGGCTTAATCCCACCTCACAATGGCTTGTTCCCACCTCAAAAAAACTCAATGCCATACCAAACTCACTCGATTCCACAGCTGCCAGGGTGTGATGGGGTTGGAAGGAGATTGGGTGAAGTGGGATCCAAATTTGGAATGGTGGGATTGGGATTGTGTGGGGCTGTTTGGATGGGATGTATTTGATAGCAAATAAAACTTTCAGAGTTACTGATTTCTGTCCCATTCATTTTCAGTCTGTTGCAGTTCTGTTTTTCAGAGTGCCACCTTCTCAGCTGATTGTGTTTGtgtcctcctctctctcctgcctctctttgCCTACTCTGTTTCTCTCTCCGTGTCTCCCTtgagccagggcagctgccACCAAAGACCCTGCCCTGATTTAATTCCCAGTGGAGGAGCTGCAACAGCCATGGGTGAAGTTAGGAAGGCTGGCAGTGAAATGTCACTGTAGGATCTTGCTGCACTTGGCTTTTGGCTCCTTCTTAAGAACTTTGccttcaagggcaggaacatctttTCCCTGCTGGGAACTGGAATTCCAGACCCTGGGAGTGTGTGCCGTGCAGGACCATACAGGCTGGGATCCTACagactgggaccatatggatCAGGACCATACAGACTGGGATCATGTGGACTGGGACCTTGTAGACTGGGATTGTAAGGGTTGGGATCATATGGACTGGGATTGTACAGCCTGagatcccatggactgggatttCACAGGCTGGGACCATATGGATTAGGACTATAGGCTGGCACCATCCAAACCAGGCCCATATGGACCAGGATGGCTGTACCAGAATGATGCGAACCAAGGcggtcctgccctgcccaggggtccctcccagTTCCACCCAGGGATGCAGCCAAAACTCCCCGGAGGGAACGCAGAGGTCCCAGAGGGATCCCAGTGCCAATCACATTTCCGGTCCCGTTTGCAATCCTGCTGCCGGTCCCAGAGAGACCCCAGTGCTGATACCGGTTCTGGTGCCAGCCTCAGTGTCCGTCTTGGTCCTTGAGCACTCCTGGTGCTGATTCCAGTCCTGGTGTCACTCTTGATCCCAGGGCGGTGCCAGTCCC contains:
- the LOC137465770 gene encoding LOW QUALITY PROTEIN: zinc finger protein 391-like (The sequence of the model RefSeq protein was modified relative to this genomic sequence to represent the inferred CDS: deleted 1 base in 1 codon), yielding MEPRWPGTSRDGLGQRDLQTHCAHPLFSPNQDFPFPTTYLHDGEKPHKCLECGKSFRSNTNLIRHQRTHTGERPYECGECGKSFSQSSHLISHQNILTRERPCEYSECGKRFKTSFHLLQHYQVHTEESPFCCPDCGKGFKHNSTLITHQRIHTGERPYECPQCGKSFSSSSPLTRHQRRHQ